AGTCGGTTTCCCGCAGGTCGGTGCTTTCCCACTCAGCGATGGAGTCTCCACTGTCGTTGAGGAGTTGTACCCGGCTGAGGTCGGCGTGTCTGAAGTCCACCTCGTAGACTCTGGTGCTGCTGAGATGTGCTTTGGAAAGGTCGGCGTGTCTCAGGTCGGCGCGCCTCAGATGGGTGTCGGACAGTCGGGCGGAGCTGAGGTCGGTCCCCCGCAGGTCGGCTTCACACGCCTGTGCCATATCCAGGTCACTTCTGCTGAGGTCAGTGCCGCGCAGGTCGGTTTCGTTCAGCAGAGCGCAACGCAACTGGGCGCGTCTGAGGTTCAGACCACTGAGGTCGGCGTGTGCGAGGTCAGCACACGCGAGATTGGTTCCCTCGCGCACAGCCTGCTCGACGGCTTTGCCGAACGTCTCGGCCTCACCTTGCCAGAGCACGTCCTGATTGCGGGAGTTCCGAATGGTCCAGTGTTTCACGCCGCGCTCTTTGCCCGGTGCTTTTCCGGGCGAAGGAAAGCTCAGGGCCACAAAGAAAAAAGTGCAAGCCCCAGTCCGGGGCCTGCACTCAGAACGAAATGGACGTGGGGTCGTCCGTGCGCCGCGCCTCCTTCTCGTACTCGGCCTGTTCACGGAGGTACTCCGCGTAACGCTCATCGGCCTGCGCCTGACATTCGTCGCAGTATTGTCCAGGCTCGGGAACTTCGTCCATGTTGCAGTTGCGGCAAAAGGCATTGAAGGTCATGCCGCGCTCTTTGCCCGGTGTCTGTCCGGGCGAGGGCCAAAGAAAAAAGTGCAAGCCCGCGTCCGGGGCCTGCACTTGGAAAGGGACTCAAGCGGCGCGGGTCTGGGCGGGAGCCGGGGAGAGAAACCGTTCGACGTCCGCCGCGTGCTGTTCGCACCAGAGTTGGGCCATGCCGAGTTCGTGCCGGGAACCGCAGGCGAGCAAGAAGGCGGCGGCGCGGAACTGCTGCGCCTTGTCATGGTGGTCATGCCTGAGCACGGCGCGGGCAAGCGCGTGACTCAGTCCACCCGA
This genomic window from Deinococcus wulumuqiensis R12 contains:
- a CDS encoding pentapeptide repeat-containing protein; its protein translation is MKHWTIRNSRNQDVLWQGEAETFGKAVEQAVREGTNLACADLAHADLSGLNLRRAQLRCALLNETDLRGTDLSRSDLDMAQACEADLRGTDLSSARLSDTHLRRADLRHADLSKAHLSSTRVYEVDFRHADLSRVQLLNDSGDSIAEWESTDLRETDFTGATLLTPQSSWTFATSDELRDVLREAAQRFNADLPF